From Vibrio crassostreae, one genomic window encodes:
- a CDS encoding DeoR/GlpR family DNA-binding transcription regulator: MSKRNTQLRRHAISNLVNEKGEVSVDELSAKFETSEVTIRKDLASLEKNGQLLRRYGGAISLPKEVVNEELGQQVSTRKVSLAKAAADLIRDHNRIVIDSGSTTGALIQQLNAKRGLVVMTNSLHVANALNELESEPTLLMTGGTWDTHSDSFQGKVAESVLRAYDFDQLFIGADGIDLDRGTTTFNELVGLSKVMAEVSREVIVMVESEKVGRKIPNLELAWEHIDILITDTDLGDESKASIESHDVRVILTDPA, translated from the coding sequence ATGTCGAAACGAAACACCCAGCTCAGAAGACATGCAATTTCTAACCTAGTGAATGAAAAAGGGGAGGTTAGTGTTGATGAATTATCCGCTAAGTTCGAAACCTCAGAGGTCACTATTAGAAAGGACTTGGCGTCTTTAGAGAAAAACGGTCAGCTTTTACGCCGTTATGGTGGTGCGATTTCGTTACCGAAAGAGGTTGTCAACGAAGAACTGGGTCAACAAGTTTCGACTCGAAAGGTTTCATTGGCAAAAGCCGCTGCAGATTTAATTCGCGACCATAACCGCATCGTGATCGATAGTGGCAGTACTACCGGTGCCCTAATTCAGCAGCTAAATGCTAAGCGTGGCTTGGTTGTGATGACCAACTCATTGCACGTCGCTAATGCGCTTAATGAGCTTGAAAGCGAGCCGACGTTATTAATGACTGGCGGCACTTGGGATACCCATTCGGACTCTTTCCAAGGCAAAGTCGCAGAGTCGGTGCTCCGCGCTTACGATTTTGACCAACTATTTATCGGGGCAGATGGTATCGACCTTGATAGAGGCACAACTACGTTTAACGAACTGGTTGGCCTGAGCAAAGTAATGGCTGAAGTGTCACGAGAAGTGATCGTGATGGTTGAGTCGGAAAAAGTGGGACGAAAGATCCCGAACTTAGAGCTGGCATGGGAACACATTGACATCTTAATTACCGATACAGACTTGGGCGACGAATCTAAAGCAAGTATCGAATCACATGATGTTCGCGTGATCCTGACTGATCCAGCGTAA